The proteins below come from a single Frankiales bacterium genomic window:
- a CDS encoding DUF21 domain-containing protein yields MSEFLLNLGVVLVFTLIGGFFAAAEIALVSLRESQVHRIAAERGRRGARLAALTSDPNRFLAAVQLAVTTAAFLSAGFGASQMSPQVAPLLENIGLSAGVADATAFVLVTLLLVYLSLVLGELTPKRIALQRAEGIAIATAALIDRLARVARPFIWLLSVSTDLLVRAVGGDPTANKEIITEDELRGIVASQETLTAQERALIDDVFDAGEREVREVMVPRTEVDFLDATLPAYKAARAVSDMPHSRYPVFRGSQDDIVGFVHIRDILNPDVVDRGIRLEELCREVLSLPGSKQVLPAMFEMRAAGAHLAIVVDEYGGTAGIVTLEDLVEELVGEIRDEYDLEEVVSRPVGGDLEVDGLLNLDDFEDQTGIELPEGPYETVAGYVVAALGRLPEVGETVELEGTVLTVTELDGRRAARIRVTRPGTTGSREGGAPVEESPA; encoded by the coding sequence GTGAGCGAGTTCCTGCTCAACCTCGGCGTGGTGCTCGTGTTCACGCTGATCGGTGGTTTCTTCGCCGCTGCCGAGATCGCCCTGGTGTCGCTGCGCGAGAGCCAGGTTCACCGGATCGCCGCCGAGCGCGGCCGCCGGGGCGCCCGGCTGGCGGCGCTCACGTCGGACCCCAACCGCTTCCTCGCGGCCGTCCAGCTCGCCGTCACCACGGCGGCCTTCCTGTCCGCAGGGTTCGGCGCCTCGCAGATGTCGCCGCAGGTGGCGCCGCTGCTGGAGAACATCGGGCTGTCGGCGGGGGTCGCCGACGCCACGGCGTTCGTGCTGGTGACGCTCCTGCTGGTGTACCTGTCGCTCGTGCTGGGCGAGCTGACCCCCAAGCGGATCGCGCTTCAGCGCGCGGAGGGCATCGCGATCGCCACGGCGGCCCTCATCGACCGGCTGGCACGGGTGGCCCGCCCGTTCATCTGGCTGCTCTCGGTGTCGACCGACCTTCTCGTGCGCGCCGTGGGCGGCGACCCCACCGCCAACAAGGAGATCATCACCGAGGACGAGCTGCGCGGGATCGTCGCCTCGCAGGAGACCCTCACGGCGCAGGAGCGCGCGCTGATCGACGACGTGTTCGACGCCGGCGAGCGCGAGGTGCGCGAGGTGATGGTGCCGCGCACCGAGGTGGACTTCCTCGACGCGACGCTGCCGGCGTACAAGGCCGCTCGGGCGGTCTCGGACATGCCGCACTCGCGCTACCCCGTGTTCCGCGGCTCCCAGGACGACATCGTGGGCTTCGTGCACATCCGCGACATCCTGAACCCGGACGTCGTCGACCGCGGGATCCGGCTCGAGGAGCTCTGCCGCGAGGTGCTGTCGCTGCCCGGGAGCAAGCAGGTGCTCCCCGCGATGTTCGAGATGCGCGCCGCCGGCGCCCACCTCGCGATCGTCGTCGACGAGTACGGCGGCACCGCCGGCATCGTGACGCTCGAGGACCTCGTCGAGGAGCTCGTGGGCGAGATCCGCGACGAGTACGACCTCGAGGAGGTCGTGTCCCGTCCCGTGGGCGGCGACCTCGAGGTCGACGGGCTGCTCAACCTCGACGACTTCGAGGACCAGACGGGGATCGAGCTGCCCGAGGGCCCGTACGAGACCGTCGCCGGCTACGTCGTCGCCGCCCTGGGCCGCCTGCCGGAGGTCGGCGAGACCGTGGAGCTCGAGGGCACCGTGCTCACGGTGACCGAGCTCGACGGCCGGCGTGCGGCCCGGATCCGCGTCACCCGCCCCGGGACAACCGGGTCGCGGGAGGGCGGGGCGCCGGTGGAAGAATCCCCCGCATGA
- a CDS encoding ABC transporter permease subunit encodes MGRRRRRRHWVSYTVLTVLSVLWLIPILWTFYLSLRPYDETQSAESIFSRPKTLNFDNYVHAWQQSDFLHFFINSAIITIPAVLMTLFLASLIAFAVSRYSFRFNLALLLVFTAGNLLPPQIILVPLYRIYLALPLPHVLNDKEVWYDSYWGVVAIHVAFQMGFAAFVLSNFMKALPSELTEAALVDGASVWRQYRSIILPLCRPALAALGVLLTTWIYNDFLWALVLMSTGAKRPITAALNNLKGEYFTDLNLLAAGAMMAAIPTLIVFFVLQRQFVGGLTLGATKG; translated from the coding sequence GTGGGCCGGCGTCGGCGGCGGCGGCACTGGGTGTCGTACACGGTGCTCACGGTGCTGTCGGTGCTGTGGCTGATCCCGATCCTCTGGACCTTCTACCTGTCGTTGCGCCCCTACGACGAGACCCAGAGCGCCGAGAGCATCTTCAGCCGGCCCAAGACGCTCAACTTCGACAACTACGTCCACGCGTGGCAGCAGTCGGACTTCCTGCACTTCTTCATCAACTCGGCGATCATCACGATCCCTGCGGTGCTGATGACGCTCTTCCTTGCATCGCTGATCGCCTTTGCGGTGAGCCGGTACTCGTTCCGGTTCAACCTCGCGCTGCTGCTGGTGTTCACCGCGGGCAACCTGCTCCCGCCGCAGATCATCCTGGTGCCGCTCTACCGGATCTACCTGGCGCTGCCCCTCCCGCACGTCCTCAACGACAAGGAGGTCTGGTACGACTCCTACTGGGGCGTGGTGGCCATCCACGTCGCGTTCCAGATGGGGTTCGCGGCCTTCGTGCTGAGCAACTTCATGAAGGCGCTGCCCTCCGAGCTCACCGAGGCGGCGCTCGTCGACGGGGCCTCGGTCTGGCGGCAGTACCGCTCGATCATCCTGCCGCTCTGCCGGCCCGCCCTCGCGGCGCTCGGGGTGCTGCTCACGACCTGGATCTACAACGACTTCCTGTGGGCACTGGTGCTCATGAGCACCGGGGCGAAACGGCCCATCACCGCCGCCCTGAACAACCTCAAGGGCGAGTACTTCACCGACCTCAACCTGCTGGCTGCCGGCGCCATGATGGCGGCCATCCCCACGCTGATCGTGTTCTTCGTCCTCCAGAGGCAGTTCGTCGGCGGCCTCACCCTGGGGGCCACGAAGGGCTAG
- a CDS encoding ABC transporter permease subunit — translation MATSAATAATTDKRRRRRRSVFSRSDKIVLSLLVGVPTFIVIALVWVPTILSIILSFTSWNGIGGIGRIKFVGLRNYEQIFTIYPAFWSAVRNNVLWLVVLLLIATPLGMLLAYLLDKGLKGSFFYQTAFYMPVVLSLAVIGIIWQFMYAPELGLINNVLGKTAPGDQIDWLGNKDLNIWAALVAASWRHVGYIMMIYLAGLKGVDPTLREAAAIDGASEWQTFVRVVFPAMRPVNVVVLVITIIEALRAFDLVFIINGGRNGLELLSVLVYDNIVGEASRIGYGSAIAVILLLISIGPIMYYLINAFRKENA, via the coding sequence ATGGCGACCTCCGCAGCGACGGCGGCGACGACGGACAAGCGCCGTCGTCGCCGCCGCTCGGTCTTCTCACGCTCGGACAAGATCGTCCTGAGCCTCCTCGTCGGCGTCCCGACGTTCATCGTCATCGCGCTGGTGTGGGTGCCGACGATCCTGTCGATCATCCTGTCGTTCACCTCGTGGAACGGCATCGGCGGGATCGGTCGCATCAAGTTCGTCGGGCTGCGCAACTACGAGCAGATCTTCACGATCTACCCCGCCTTCTGGTCGGCGGTGCGCAACAACGTCCTGTGGCTCGTCGTGCTCCTGCTCATCGCGACGCCCCTGGGGATGCTGCTCGCCTACCTGCTCGACAAGGGGCTCAAGGGCAGCTTCTTCTACCAGACCGCCTTCTACATGCCGGTCGTGCTCTCGCTGGCCGTCATCGGCATCATCTGGCAGTTCATGTACGCGCCGGAGCTCGGTCTGATCAACAACGTGCTCGGCAAGACCGCGCCGGGCGACCAGATCGACTGGCTGGGCAACAAGGACCTCAACATCTGGGCCGCGCTGGTCGCCGCCTCGTGGCGCCACGTCGGCTACATCATGATGATCTACCTGGCCGGCCTGAAGGGCGTCGATCCGACTCTGCGCGAGGCGGCCGCCATCGACGGTGCCTCCGAGTGGCAGACGTTCGTCCGGGTGGTGTTCCCGGCGATGCGGCCGGTCAACGTGGTGGTGCTGGTCATCACCATCATCGAGGCGCTGCGCGCGTTCGACCTCGTGTTCATCATCAACGGCGGCCGCAACGGACTCGAGCTCCTGTCGGTGCTCGTCTACGACAACATCGTCGGCGAGGCCAGCCGGATCGGCTACGGCTCGGCCATCGCCGTCATCCTGCTGCTCATATCGATCGGACCGATCATGTACTACCTGATCAACGCCTTCCGCAAGGAGAACGCGTGA
- a CDS encoding extracellular solute-binding protein codes for MTQGASFGDQTSLVSRRRVLQGLALGAGVVAASPLLAACGSSESPGATGSASGGAGSPSGTVTFGSNASDAVPKAAYQSVFDAFTKASGVQVKVNSVDHNTFQEQINTYLQGTPDQAFTWFAGYRMRFFADQGLSQPIDDVWSKVGSQFNDSFKQASTGNDGHQYFVPFYYYPWALFYRKSVFQELGLDASKITTLDELKAAMSTMQKKGLIPIAFGDKDGWPAMGTFDYINLRTNGYDFHVSLMAGKESWTDPKVKAVFQNWADLLPYHQEGALGRTWQDAAGALLNKKAGMYLLGMFVGQQFPDGPDRDDLDFFPFPAIESAYGTDTVEAPIDGFMLSKATDNVDGAKALMEYLASPDAQNIYLASDPNNVGTNNGTDTSKYNALQKKAAELVGQAKHISQFLDRDTRPDFASTVMIPSIQQFLAKPTEIDPLLESIEQQKQAIFSS; via the coding sequence ATGACGCAGGGTGCCTCGTTCGGGGACCAGACTTCGTTGGTGAGCCGGCGGCGCGTGCTCCAGGGCCTGGCCCTCGGTGCCGGGGTCGTCGCGGCCTCGCCGCTGCTCGCGGCCTGCGGGTCCTCGGAGAGCCCGGGCGCCACGGGCTCCGCCTCGGGCGGCGCAGGGTCGCCCAGCGGCACGGTGACGTTCGGCTCGAACGCCTCGGACGCGGTTCCGAAGGCGGCCTACCAGTCCGTGTTCGACGCGTTCACGAAGGCGTCGGGCGTGCAGGTCAAGGTGAACTCGGTCGACCACAACACGTTCCAGGAGCAGATCAACACCTACCTGCAGGGCACGCCCGACCAGGCGTTCACCTGGTTCGCCGGCTACCGCATGCGGTTCTTCGCCGACCAGGGGCTCTCGCAGCCGATCGACGACGTGTGGTCCAAGGTCGGAAGCCAGTTCAACGACTCGTTCAAGCAGGCCTCGACCGGCAACGACGGGCACCAGTACTTCGTGCCCTTCTACTACTACCCCTGGGCCCTCTTCTACCGGAAGAGCGTGTTCCAGGAGCTCGGCCTCGACGCCTCGAAGATCACCACGCTCGACGAGCTCAAGGCCGCGATGAGCACCATGCAGAAGAAGGGCCTGATCCCGATCGCCTTCGGCGACAAGGACGGCTGGCCCGCCATGGGCACCTTCGACTACATCAACCTGCGCACCAACGGCTACGACTTCCACGTCTCGCTCATGGCGGGCAAGGAGTCGTGGACCGACCCCAAGGTCAAGGCCGTCTTCCAGAACTGGGCCGACCTGCTGCCCTACCACCAGGAGGGCGCGCTCGGCCGCACCTGGCAGGACGCGGCCGGTGCGCTGCTCAACAAGAAGGCCGGCATGTACCTGCTCGGCATGTTCGTGGGCCAGCAGTTCCCCGACGGCCCGGACCGCGACGACCTCGACTTCTTCCCGTTCCCGGCGATCGAGTCCGCGTACGGCACCGACACGGTCGAGGCTCCCATCGACGGCTTCATGCTCTCGAAGGCGACCGACAACGTCGACGGCGCCAAGGCCCTGATGGAGTACCTGGCCAGCCCCGACGCGCAGAACATCTACCTCGCGTCCGACCCGAACAACGTCGGCACCAACAACGGCACCGACACCAGCAAGTACAACGCCCTCCAGAAGAAGGCGGCCGAGCTGGTGGGTCAGGCCAAGCACATCTCGCAGTTCCTCGACCGCGACACGCGTCCCGACTTCGCCTCGACGGTCATGATCCCGTCGATCCAGCAGTTCCTGGCGAAGCCGACCGAGATCGACCCGCTCCTCGAGAGCATCGAGCAGCAGAAGCAGGCCATCTTCTCGAGCTGA
- a CDS encoding beta-galactosidase has translation MFGGDYNPDQWPREVWAHDLELMGQARVSLATVGVFSWANLETAPGRYELGWLDDVLDGLAGAGIGVDLATATASPPPWLTAAHPEALPVDREGRRRWPGARQAYCPSSAVWRERALALVETLAERYHGHPALVMWHVGNEYGCHTARCYCDTCAGRFRDWLADRYGDVDGLNRAWGTAFWSQRYGSLAEVLPPRITPDGAWANPTQQLDYRRFASDLLLEELVAERDVLHRLSPGIPVTTNLMVMTRFNQLDYWAWARELDVVSNDYYPDFADPRTHVEAALSADTVRGLAGGEPWLLMETSPSAVNWQPRNPAKRPGALRRDALQQVARGADGFNVFQVRASVAGAEKFHSGLIPHAGTGTRLWREVVELGSLLERLGEVAGSRVQSSVALVWDWQAWWACELDSHPSVDVHYPDRARALHEALWELGVTVDVVAPGAPLDGYDLVVVPTLYLVDDAVGPWLDTYVRGGGHALVTYFSGVVDRDDHIRPGGYPGAFRDTLGIVVEEFAPLLAGESVSLDDGGRADVWTEDLRLEGAEAVVRYVDGPVPGMPAVTRHPLGEGVAWYVATRTDAATTARIVGRVVAEAGVVPVTATVPGVEVVRRRSDDRSWLFVLNHTDSAATVAAEGLDLVSGEHVAGSVTVPAGGVAVVREGGPA, from the coding sequence ATGTTCGGCGGTGACTACAACCCCGACCAGTGGCCGCGCGAGGTCTGGGCGCACGACCTCGAGCTCATGGGCCAGGCGCGGGTGTCGCTGGCCACGGTGGGCGTCTTCTCCTGGGCCAACCTCGAGACCGCACCCGGCCGCTACGAGCTCGGCTGGCTCGACGACGTGCTCGACGGGCTCGCCGGCGCCGGCATCGGGGTCGACCTGGCCACGGCCACCGCGTCGCCCCCGCCGTGGCTGACCGCGGCGCACCCCGAGGCCCTGCCCGTCGACCGCGAGGGCCGGCGGCGCTGGCCGGGCGCGCGCCAGGCCTACTGCCCGTCGTCCGCCGTGTGGCGCGAGCGCGCCCTGGCGCTGGTCGAGACGCTGGCCGAGCGCTACCACGGGCACCCGGCCCTGGTGATGTGGCACGTGGGCAACGAGTACGGCTGCCACACCGCCCGCTGCTACTGCGACACGTGCGCCGGACGGTTCCGCGACTGGCTGGCCGACCGCTACGGCGACGTCGACGGGCTCAACCGCGCGTGGGGCACCGCGTTCTGGAGCCAGCGATACGGGTCCCTGGCGGAGGTGCTGCCGCCGCGGATCACCCCGGACGGCGCCTGGGCCAACCCGACCCAGCAGCTGGACTACCGCCGGTTCGCCTCCGACCTGCTGCTCGAGGAGCTCGTCGCCGAGCGGGACGTGCTGCACCGGCTGTCCCCCGGCATCCCCGTCACCACTAACCTCATGGTGATGACCAGGTTCAACCAGCTCGACTACTGGGCCTGGGCCCGCGAGCTGGACGTCGTCTCCAACGACTACTACCCCGACTTCGCCGACCCCCGCACGCACGTCGAGGCGGCGCTCTCCGCCGACACCGTGCGCGGACTCGCCGGTGGCGAGCCGTGGCTGCTCATGGAGACGTCGCCGAGCGCGGTCAACTGGCAGCCGCGCAACCCGGCCAAGCGGCCGGGCGCGCTGCGTCGCGACGCGCTGCAGCAGGTGGCCCGGGGCGCCGACGGCTTCAACGTCTTCCAGGTGCGGGCGTCCGTGGCTGGGGCGGAGAAGTTCCACTCGGGCCTCATCCCGCACGCGGGCACCGGGACGCGGCTCTGGCGCGAGGTCGTGGAGCTCGGCAGCCTGCTCGAGCGGCTCGGCGAGGTGGCCGGCAGCAGGGTGCAGTCGTCGGTCGCGCTGGTGTGGGACTGGCAGGCCTGGTGGGCCTGCGAGCTCGACAGCCACCCCAGCGTCGACGTGCACTACCCCGACCGTGCCCGCGCCCTGCACGAGGCGCTGTGGGAGCTCGGCGTCACCGTCGACGTCGTGGCGCCCGGGGCCCCGCTCGACGGCTACGACCTCGTCGTGGTGCCCACCCTCTACCTCGTCGACGACGCCGTGGGCCCCTGGCTCGACACGTACGTGCGCGGCGGCGGGCACGCGCTGGTCACGTACTTCTCCGGCGTCGTCGACCGCGACGACCACATCCGACCGGGCGGCTACCCGGGCGCGTTCCGCGACACGCTCGGCATCGTCGTCGAGGAGTTCGCGCCGCTGCTGGCCGGCGAGTCGGTGTCGCTCGACGACGGCGGCCGCGCGGACGTCTGGACCGAGGACCTCCGGCTCGAGGGCGCCGAGGCCGTCGTGCGCTACGTCGACGGTCCCGTGCCCGGCATGCCGGCGGTCACCCGCCACCCCCTCGGCGAGGGCGTCGCGTGGTACGTCGCCACCCGCACCGACGCGGCGACGACCGCGCGGATCGTGGGACGGGTCGTGGCGGAGGCGGGCGTCGTCCCGGTGACGGCGACGGTCCCCGGTGTCGAGGTGGTGCGGCGTCGCTCCGACGACCGCTCGTGGCTGTTCGTGCTCAACCACACCGACTCCGCCGCAACCGTCGCGGCCGAGGGTCTCGACCTCGTGAGCGGGGAGCACGTCGCCGGCTCGGTCACTGTGCCGGCGGGCGGTGTCGCCGTGGTGCGTGAAGGAGGTCCGGCGTGA